The nucleotide sequence GCCTCTTTACATTCTCTATCGATTCACCAGAAACTTCATAGTTTTCCATCTCACCAAATCCAAACCCACTTGCAAGCATGATATGCCTGATCCTCTGAGGTTTATAGCCCATGATCCGAACCGATGCAGCATCAACCGCGACAGGATCAGTGCCAGCAATGATCAGATCCATCTTAACAGGATTTCCATTTGCAGGACCAAGTCTGCCTTCAAGGGCGTAGATGCCATCGATAACTGATACCATGCGCTTATTCTCTGTAAGATAAGAAAATACATCGAGAATTGTCTTTTCTATCCCCATTATATGTCCTGCCATCCTCTCCCTCTTTAGAATACATCCTAAAAGATTCTTTATCCCAAGTGAAACGCCTGTCTCACTGTGTGTCTTCATCTTGGCAACGTTTATGATAAGATCACAGTCCATAACCGTCTTTGGCAGGTGAAAACGCTTCAGAGCCAGCTTCAAGGGTGATCAGAGATTAACTTTATATAGTTCACGGAAAAGAGAGGATGTGATATAAATGAGTTCTGACGGGATAAGTATAATAGGTTCTGGTTGGGTTGGTGTAGCGATTGGAAAGGGTTTTTCTAGGCTTGGATTTAATGTAATATTCTATGATGTGGTTGAGAAGGATCTGCCGAACTTCACCACAGATATTGAGTATGCGGTTGAGAACTCGGAGATCTCTTTTATCGCCGTCCCGACACCCTCAACCCCGGAGGGGATCGATCTGAGCTATATAAAAAACGCTGTTGAAAATATCGGGAAGATGCTTAAAAACAAAGATAAGTTCCACCTTGTGGTCGTGAAGAGCACGGTTGTTCCTACAACGACGGAGAAAGTGGTGATACCTATCCTTGAAGAGCGGTCCGGGCAGAGAGTGGGAGTGGGTTTTGGGGTTTGTATGAATCCTGAGTTTCTAACAGAGATTGCGTCAACGTGGAGTGAGGAAGAAAGTGCTAAGAGGGATTTTTTCAGTGAGGATCGGATCGTCATTGGTGAATACGATAGGAGGTCAGGAGATATCCTGGAGGAGATCTATAAACCGCTGAATAAACCGATTTTTAGAACAGATCTGAAGACCGCGGAGATAATAAAGTATGCCTCCAACTGTATGCTTGCAACGAAGATCTCCTACTGGAATGAGATCTTCATGATCTGCAAAGAACTTGGCATCGACTCACAGATCGTTGCAGAGATCGTTGCCCTTGATCCCCGGATTGGGAAGTACGGAACGGTTCATGGCAAAGCGTTCGGTGGCAAATGCCTTCCCAAGGACCTGAAGGCTTTCATCTCTTTTGCTGATAAGTATCATAAGGTGAAGCTTCTTAAAGCGGTGGATGAGATAAACGAGGAGATAGGAGATAGGTTTGGGGTGAGGGAGTGATAAGGAAAGCGGTGATACCCGCAGCAGGGCTTGGGACTAGGTTTTTACCATTTGCGAAG is from Candidatus Syntrophoarchaeum caldarius and encodes:
- a CDS encoding protein containing DUF362 is translated as MKLALKRFHLPKTVMDCDLIINVAKMKTHSETGVSLGIKNLLGCILKRERMAGHIMGIEKTILDVFSYLTENKRMVSVIDGIYALEGRLGPANGNPVKMDLIIAGTDPVAVDAASVRIMGYKPQRIRHIMLASGFGFGEMENYEVSGESIENVKRRFEMPPRIPSFRSYLLSYLMEEFFRKIPYPKFEERCTGCESCALSCPIGNIGIEDGKVNIIDEKECIGCMVCIEACKRGVLDYRVQHELIYGVGRRIYRLGEFVTK
- a CDS encoding Nucleotide sugar dehydrogenase: MSSDGISIIGSGWVGVAIGKGFSRLGFNVIFYDVVEKDLPNFTTDIEYAVENSEISFIAVPTPSTPEGIDLSYIKNAVENIGKMLKNKDKFHLVVVKSTVVPTTTEKVVIPILEERSGQRVGVGFGVCMNPEFLTEIASTWSEEESAKRDFFSEDRIVIGEYDRRSGDILEEIYKPLNKPIFRTDLKTAEIIKYASNCMLATKISYWNEIFMICKELGIDSQIVAEIVALDPRIGKYGTVHGKAFGGKCLPKDLKAFISFADKYHKVKLLKAVDEINEEIGDRFGVRE